The genomic window CATGTTTTATAAGGAATTAATTCATTACAGGTACATAAACAAGTGTGTTGTAAAACATAGTCACTTTTTGGAAGTTGATTTTAAAACTGCTGGTGAGGAAAACAGTCTGTAAGAAGACATGTAGTCAAATGGTTTCATTCATTTTGTGACAGATTATTTTACATCCTATTCTAAGGAATacttgtttggggttttttttgttttgttttgttttttggtggggtttttttatgcgtgtctgttgttgttgttttggtgttttggggttttttattattgtttaaagaaagggaaactaaatgaggaaaatgaaaacaaacaacaatttTTACTCTGATTAATACTGAATAGTGTGTGATTACAGACCTATGTAGACCTATGAAGGATTCAAAATGACCAGACCATAATGTATTAATCTGACTGCAAGAAGTGAAAAGCttaaaacaaaagcacattCAGATTTATTAAGGCATTTCAAAGACTAGTTCTGTAAATTAGGTGGGAATAGTTTTCAGCAACTGCTAATGAAAacatgttgttttcttttgtatgaTTTTAGCTTTAAGTAAGTTAGCCATATACAGGAAATAAAGAGTGAGCATGAGTAAATGGAATCAGTATGTTTAGGGTTTCAAATTTCATGTTATGGTGAATAAGGCGGTGGTGATTGATCTGCAGCAATTTTGTCATAAGCTGGTGGAGCATCAGGTACCTATGGTAAGGAAAATGTttgtgaaaaatcaaaaaaatcccaattgaATTACAAggaaaattacaagaaaatgacaaaaatacaaagcaagCTATTTACTGCCATATTAGATACAGTTCTATGACTTAAAGAAGCTGAGCTCATTCATTGTGCCTATTTTTTACGGTTACTTTTTTGGTATTAcgttttctggttttgcatcaGATTCACTTTATTGCTATTGTTCATCCAAAGAGAGAATTTTCGGTGTTATAAAggcaggaatatttttcttatttatatgGGGTGTTTTTAGATTGATAATTCAGACAAATATtgaagcttttctttaaaagtctTGATGCAAGCATATTGTCATATTTCTAGTGGTAAAAATTTGATCAGCTTATTTAAAATTGTTCGAGGTTAGCCTCTTCTTGATTCTAAAGCAATTTAAATGCACCCATTTATATATACTTATCACTTAATTTACCTTTTTGAAAATCGAAAGTTTAAATGTTCATCTTTCTGTAATGATTAGAAGAGCTAACACATTGAAGTTTTATAATATTCTCTGGTTGTCAGAATATAGTATACCAGACCCAATCCATTTGTTGTTTGTCTGAATGGCAGAAAATCGGTTAGGGagatgtttggggtttttcagtaTATTTCAGCATTCAGGTGTTGCATCATTCTAATAGATTGCAAAATGATCATACAATTTAAGAATAAATATGAATTGAAGACaataactttaaaataagaattctAAATagtaaatgtaattttctttttatttttcacagtacAAAATTTTCCAAATACTACTTTCTAAGTTGATACTGAAGCATTGAAGACTCAAAGTATGAGAGAATACACCATAGGAGAAATCATCAACTGCCTGTTTAACAATATTATCTCACCATGTCTTACTCAGTTTTAAGTGAGATCTTGAGTTGCAACTTACCGCAGAATTAAAGTCTCTGTAGTTCTGCAGAGCCATTTTGCAGTCCAGTATTTCTCCGTCACCCACCACGTTCCGTATTGTGCTCACACTAGAGCTTTTGCTCTGTGACAAATCATAAAGAAATATGGGGAAGGTGAAAGGAAGAAGAGACTGAAGTTGGAGCAAAATTTGGCAGCACATAAACAGTATGTATTAGAATCTGGGATTAGACACAATGCAAGTAAGAAAGATACCTCATCTCACAACACtttttgctgtctctgctgATACATGTGCTCTCTCTCCTGTGTAATCCAATTACATTGCCAGAAAAATAACTATTGCATTTTTCAGACTGATGCAGGAACTGACATCTCATGTGCCCAAATACCTCCTATTTTTTATGCCAGCTATTTCTTTCCTTAATCCCcaacctttttgtttttcatttttcagcatttcctttgtACGCTTTCTGTACCAGTTCTTCCCTAGCCAGAAATAGCCtaagaaaaatatgattttcaaaaccagaaagtaGAAATCTGTCAtgagaaggaattaaaaaacaGATTATGCTTTTTGCCAGGATATACAAAGCAGGCAATTGGTTTGATTTTTGAAGGGGTTTTTTGAGTATTACCTTCATTTTTGCAACATTTCACTGTGAAAGTTCAGCTTTTAGGTATTCTGtcattttatatatgtattggATAGATAACTGGATAATTGGCTAGAAAGAGAATGGGACAAAATTACcagaaacagcaagaaaatgGATTTGCTGACTAAGATGAGAGCTTTGCTGAGTTTTTTAGTCCCAAATAGTTACTTATATCTTCTTCAAAATATGAGGTTAACTAAAAGATACTGTAAAACACATATTTGCATAAAGctttgtcctggtttcagctggactagagttcattttcttttaaacagctGGTACAGTGCTTTGTTTTGGATTCATTATGAGACTAATGCTGATAACACAAGGATTATTAAACATAATGTTTTTGTTCAGTAGCTCTTGCtctaagtcaaggacttttcagtggCTCATGTCTGCCACAGAGAGGGTGCACAAGAAACTGGGAGGGTTCATGGCTGGGACATCTGACCTGGACTAGCCAAAGGGACATTCCACGCCAGAGAACATCACGCTCAGTACAAAAATAAGGGATTTGGCTGGGAGGGGCTGATTGCTGCTCAGGAATGAGATGGACATCAGTTGGGCGTGGTAAGAAACTGTTTTGGGCATCACTtgttcttttggggttttaCTCCTCTCTTTCTCACCTTTTCATTATGATGATTATTAGTAGTATATGgttatattttgtttcaattacTGAACTGTTCTTATTTAACCCATGAagttcactttttctttccaattctCCTCCACACCAGGGTGGCAGCGGGAAATAAGCAAGTGTGATTAATTGCTgtctggggttaaaccacaacaaactttcattttaaagaattaaaaaatacctcCCTTTCAAAGGAGAGGGAGcaaaacttcaaaaataaagctttggGACTTCTAACAATAGTTGTTATGAGAAGGATtgtaccttttttaaaaataatttctaagacacaaatgaaaatatttttaaagtagtttttagaaaacaaatctCAAACCCATCCCACTTTTTTTTGTGAATCTTGAAACTGCAAGTCAAACTTTATATGGATGAATCACACAACACCCATAGGTGAGCATATTTACCTACTTGTaatagttatttttcttctctgcttcctAGATTTATTCTAATCATATCTGTCCTTATTTAGGGGTAAATCTTATGAACAgtgaatatattaattttatttaaatgaatggATACTGAATGTCTCTTCGTTTTGTATAAATGTAAATAGAATGCTTcctacaaataattttttactgattttacAAAATTTACAGATAAATTTTTTTACTGACATGTTGGGCAACTGGTTTTACGCCCCTTTCCTTCTGGTTCCTCTTACCCCTTTGTCTGACTTGCAAGTTCTTCAGGACAGATTGTGTTTCATATTGTGTGGTTTTGTCTATGGCATATGTCAGTGTAAATACTGCCTGAATAATGATGTCCTGTTACAGATTTGATGTTCTCTGCATAAATGTCATGCAAATCAAGGTAATATGTTGTCAAAATAACAGCATGAGAGAAAATGAGCTGCCACACTTACGTGCAGACTTTTGTAGCCACTACGTCTTTTGTAATACCAGCAGCCAAAGGCAAGTAAAATTGCCAGCACCAAAATGAAAAGTCCAATACCCAGAGCTCTGTTgagaaagcagaacaaaataatttgcacCACAACTAGATGCATCCTCCCAGAAGCAAGTATGGTTAGACCAAAAGTTTGTGTCAGTGTCTTTTTATCAGAGGAAGGCATGGAGCAGAATTTACCCCAGAAAATAGGCAAAGTAGCAATAACTTCAGTCAGTTTCTATAGATTTAGCTGTCAGCTAATTTCTCTACCAAGttcttaaacattttaaaaatatatttagttgAAAATAATTATCTACCAGTGACTACTGATTCCAAAAACATACCTGTCTGTAAGTCTCGCAAATCACAGCATTGTGATATTGCAAGTGaatgtgaaataaattaaatgccACATCTGCAATGATGCAGCTCATGTTTATTTGCTAAATTTCTCTAGGCAGcaagtatttaaaatgtatcCTAATTGCATCATATTGCAACAACTTCTAATGaagaaaggggtttttttatacATAAAGCACATTGCAACCTTAAAACATGAGTAAGAAACTTTGAATTATTCATAAAGAGCTCTATTTTGTTCTTGCATGCCATACTAGGCACATTATTGGTGTCACTGGGTCATTTTAGGGAAAATATGCTTTGCAAACTGTGCTGTAAAACATCCTTCCCACTGCTCACTGGGGACTTGGCAGAAGCAGCACATTTCCACTTTACGTCAAAAAGCAAGCTGACAAAGTAATTCCAATTTCCTAGTCACAAAAAGCCTTCCTTTAGTGTTCATATCCTCCCAgttgaaaaatactgaattcattccctcttttttttgttctttccctgTTCAGGAACAGAAGAATATATGAAAGGATTAAAGGGAAAAGAGTATGGGGGAAAAATTGCTATGTGAATCAGAATAAATCTATTCTAACATACTTTTGTATATCTTATGCCTAGTTGCCTTGCAGTAATTACCCCCAGCTTTTCCACTGGCTCTGATTGGAGGCCTACGCGACTTACCAGAGAGTTGTTATATCTATTTGTGGTCATTTTCACTGTCTACAAGTTTCATAAAGGAGCATTTCCTTGTGAATTAAAAAGCCTGAAAGGAGATGCAAGCAGGTTTGTGTGGCAGAACAGATTGCCTTTCTGTCTCAACTTCCTTTGTGCTGTTTGAAACATGAAGCCCCTTGGAGACaaagggattttctttttccaaagtaTGTGGATCTTGTAAGTTGCTCCTGCCCCTTAAGACTTTGTGTGGCCTGCAGGCCTATTTAACCCAAGAACAGAGCTCTCAGCAGTCACTTTCTGGTGCAGCCAAAGCTGTGAGATGGCTCCACTGGTTTTTCTACCTCACCAGCACAGTTGAAACTTGGAGGGACTACTTCTCCAGGCAGCTGGTGCCCTTTGTACATTTTTAGACTTCCTGCTTGTCATATGCTGTGTTGTTTTAGCTACCCATTAGCCTGTATGCCcatgtcctggtttagggcaaatttagGAGAAAACCCGGAATGTATTTCTGGAGCTGGTACTTCTGACTGCACATTTGCTATCGAACTCCTTTCCTAACTACTCAGAGGCTAGTATGGAAAGTGTGTATGCATTTTCTTGTCATTCCAGTTAAAGATGAAGTTGTGCTGCTAGGAATCTGGGCTCATATCTAGAATACTTCTGGTAGTGGAAGGAGAGGGTCACTTTTGCATATCTAGAAAAACTACTTACAGATGCAGTCACTAGAATTCACAGTAGTTGAAGGTGAGTATGCCTAGTTTCAAGTGCTAAAACATGACTagccagcttttttttttgcttttttttttttttttttttttttttttttttttttttttaagaattgaACTGCTTTGAATGGACTATTGGAGAGCTTTCCCCTTTGTTTATTCTTCTTGCCAGGGCTGATGGAGGAGCAGCTATCTTGCAGTATGAGTGTTTGCAAGAAGTTTCGAGCCCAGTAAGGCAATGCTAGCAGCACAAGTCACATACAGATATCCCAAGCACACTGGGATTACTTGCCTTATGTAATAAAACATCACCAGTTGGGTGGTGTCTCTAATAATCCCAGACCAAACATATTTTATTGTAAttcaaagataaaaaatatttgccagATACAATTTGGGAGTCACATTTGTATGGCACTAAtgtcttttgctctttttttttaaccatttctCTGGGGGGTTTCCACCATTCTTTAGGGTGAGACAATGTCCCTTTGAGATTCCTAAGAGAGGTCTGTGAATCTAGAGATTTAGTATACAGATCACCTTGCAACAGTAAGCCTTAAAAGTAAATTCTAAATAAGCCTCAATAAACCTGGTAAAGGCTGATGACTTGTGATCATATGATTTAACTCTAGATTCTTGAATTCTgcaattctgatttttcttatcATTGAGGGCTCTCTAAGGTTGCGCTATGACAAACATTAGAGGGAACTATAAGATAATTAAAAGGCATTCCATCTATATACAACGACTTTTTTGGATacaattttctggttttccttcaaTACAAATTCTTTCACCAGCTTATATGCTAACATAGGTTTTGATTTACGCTTACTCTTCTGCTGCAAAATAGACGTGTCCTTTCCCTTTGAAGTAGTTGCTGTCCAGGTGGTTATATCTTCTGGGCATTTTGTGAGGTTGGTCCTGTTCAAACCTACAGGGTAGAAACACAGTGTGTCAGTGTGATAAATAATTTGTTATCATTGAGGCTTaatattttaagcttttttgttttaatgggaGCATTTTAGAGAGGCAGGATAATCTGATATCTTCAGAATCAAGTAGATTCATATACACACACAACTGTCCCAATTTAGGATAAAGCTCAAAACCATAACTATAATCTACATATTAGTATCACCACTGACATCAAGGTGTTTGCAACTGAGCGTAACAGAGTTTGCAGAATTTGATGTGGTCTATTTAGGTACCAAGTGATGGCAGGCTTCTGAAGCAAAATCTAGAATatagaaagaaaaggcaatttACCTGGACAAGAAAAActatttagaagaaaaactaatattgttcttaaaaatacttgtttttctATTCTGTAATTCCCTGTAAACATTCAGGGGATAGGTTTTCAGTCACTGGAGACTCTCAGAGATCTGTTGAATTTCAGATGGGAGTACTGATTTATGTCTGCTAACAATCTAAACTCAAAAGTGTAGGGAATTTGTATCACAATCTTTATTCCCAAGTCTTAAGGTGGTAATCACAGCTATCTGAACAGTTAAAAATCTATTCAATCAAATGTAGTAGAAGAAATCCACACGTAATCATGTTTCTGTAATTTGAAGAGCACAACAACAGATCCTACTTGATTGTATCCCACTAATCTACCTACCCTATAcaaataaattagaaaacacACTGACTTTACTGAAGATAATTCTAgccaagcaaagaaaacattttgaattcacTCAGAGAAAGTCAAGCCTCTTCTAAAGCATAATTTTTAAGCCAAGCTGAAAATcttatgtaaaacaaaaaaatataaatcttaCCTCCTTCAGACTTGTATTCTGTCTGTTAACTAAGGGCATATGCAGCTTTCTTTGACTtggtctgtttttttctccttttatctGTCCTCTTATGACTATCACGAGTTTAAATTCCTTTCAGTACGGCTTCTGAATGCATTAATTAGCATGAAAGGGGTgacttctcattttcttcttagcACGAAAGGGgcttattttcttctgcatccTTCCCTcttaaaaagcagcagaaaaatctgttatttCTTGATTAATTACATGTGCTCTGAGAGACAGCCCAACACCTTTTTACCTGCCCAATAAGTACAAGCTCCTAGAGTGGGCAGACGGTTTCTAGATTCAAACATGTTTTGATCTAAGGCTGCTTATTTTGTTACAGAGGACTGGCATTTTTGCACTATTTACTATAGCTTTGTTTATGCACACTTTTTGCACCATTTTAACACTGTGCAAAATAGTATATGTGGACCGAAACTCATTACCCTGTGACAAAAGTGTCTTAGATTAAGGTAAGTACAGTTTAATTCTATCCTGCAATAAAAAGAGGGTACgtcccatgggctgcagaacTAATGAAGTCTGGCCTTTGCCTGTGTTAATACTGTAGTAATTCCATTTACAAGGTCAGGCAAAGAAATGGCAGTCTGTGATTGATTCAGAGGTCTGGGTACTGTGATATACCAGCAGTTAGTTACTGCCAAAAGAGCAAGGAGATAAAAGAACCATGTTCTGCTTGTCATTTGTCCTAATGAACCATTAATCTGAGCCTCTCTGTCCctctacaattttttttaagtttgaagGATTAAACACTTTTAAGTTTTCACTTGTCTTTGAAGCTGTGCACAGGGCTCTAAGAATGGTGAAAATGGCTGACAGActcaaaagaaaataggaaagaacTGATAGTGTGAGTGATCAACATCCATTTCATTAGGAAGTCAGATGAAAAGTATTAACACTGATATTTTTTAGCTAGTGTGGGGctgcttctgtatttttcctaaTTATGGTAAAAATCTGACCTGTCTATATATTTTTCCATGCTAGTGCCTAGTGACTGGACCAGAGGCAGTGACCACAGACTGAAACACAGGCTGTGctctctgaacatcaggaaaccCTTTTTTCTGTGAGGAT from Vidua macroura isolate BioBank_ID:100142 chromosome Z, ASM2450914v1, whole genome shotgun sequence includes these protein-coding regions:
- the MLANA gene encoding melanoma antigen recognized by T-cells 1; translated protein: MPLVNRQNTSLKEILLQKPAITWYLNRPHQILQTLLRSVANTLMFEQDQPHKMPRRYNHLDSNYFKGKGHVYFAAEEALGIGLFILVLAILLAFGCWYYKRRSGYKSLHSKSSSVSTIRNVVGDGEILDCKMALQNYRDFNSAVPDAPPAYDKIAADQSPPPYSP